AATGGGTATAACTTTACATTGGGAGAAGCAGGCGGAAGTGAAAGGATAACGCTGTCAGTTGCAAATATTCCTCCCCATACGCATAAAATTACAGGTCAGGTTTATATGCCCGCCTATGGAGAGAATCCGGCTACGCAAATGTATGCTACCGGCAATCACCCTGCGGTCAATCCCGGGCTTGTACAATATAGTTATAGTCCGGTTGTACAGTCGCCACCAATAAAAATGGCCGACCTCTCCGTTGTTTCAAGTGGTCTCACTAAAACTACACTGGATGTAAATTATACAGGAGGATCACAACCTTTTGATATCATGCAGCCGTATGTGACAGTGAACTTCATGATTGCGATAGCGGGCGTTTTTCCATCACAGTTTTAATAAATATCTGCGCCAATATACTTTTTATCTCCATCATGAAAACAGGAATACTTTTACCAAAATCTAATTACCAGCCACTCCTCCAATACGATTTTCTCGCAGGTTGTAAGGCCAGCCTTGCACATGTCGGAACGGATGTTGAATATGTTACCGCCAATATTGGTTTTGGTACAGATAAAGACGCCGTATACGCTGCTGCGGAGAAGATGCTGATGGAAGATGACGTAGATGTTTTGGTAATGTATGCCGATCAGCAATCCCTGCTGCCGGTTGCGGAATTCGCCAGGGCTGCCAATAAACTGATTATACTCGTACATCCCGGCGCGCGTTATATGCACGGCTGGGAACCACACCCCAACGTAATTTCACATACTTTACAACATAATCTTTGTTGTCAGCAAACAGCAGCCAGGGCAGCCGGCATAGCAACAAAAGCTGCGTTCTGTACCTCTTTCTTTGAGGCCGGTTTTCCTGTCAGTCATGCGCTGTCGCATTATTATATCAGCAACGGCGGGATGCTGGAATATAACTTTATCAGTAGGTTCAAAGCGGCAGAATTTACCGTGGCGCCACTGGTAGCTTTCCTGCAACAACGCCCGGATGTTACCACTTTGCTGACGCTGTTCAACGGCGAACTGGGACACCTCTTCCTGCAGCAACTCGCTGCTGCACAATTGGATAACCTTCAGTTATTCGCAGGCCCCATGTTATTTGAAGACGCGCTGGTAGCCAATTATGGCCCTATCCAATTATCGTGTAGCCTGGAGGGTTATATCCCCTGGCATCCCGCAGTGGACCTGCCGGCAAATAAATTGTTTATGGAGCAGATGTCGCAGACGCTGGAAAGAGCTATCACCAGTTTTACCATGCATGGCTGGACAACTGGCCAGTTGCTTGCCGCCATCGCCAGCGGGAAAGCAGCACACGGCTACAAACCCAAAGGAGTGCTGCAAGCCCTGGAACAGGTGCAGATAGACAGCCCCAGAGGACCAATTACTTTCGATCCTGCCACACAGCATACACTGGCACCGCTATGGTATGCCCATGCTGATGCTAACATGCACGTGACGATCGGACACGAAATGACCGCTACCCTGGACCAATGGACTGCCTTGCAGTCTGAAGTAAAAGGTGCTTTTATTTCCAACTGGAATAATACCTATCCTTGCGGCTAAGCAGCAAGGATATCCCTATAGCAAATGTTGCGGCATAATCCGTTAACTATTTTATATCCCTGACTTCCAACGATAGTATGAAGTTTATACTCCAAAGGTCCCTGATTACCATCCTGATACTCTGTTCCGTATTTGTGGCAAAAGCCCAGATAGGCGCCGGAGACCTGCTTTTTACAGGTATCAATACCTACGACGACAATACCGACGGCAAAACACAAAATGATGTATTTTCCTTTGTAATGCTGAAAAGCTGTCCACCCAACACCGTGATTTATTTTACTGACCTGGGCTACACAGCCGGCGCCTTTCAGTCGCTACTTTGTGGCACAGGCATGGGTTCACAAACTGATGGTGTCATCCAATGGACCTCGCCCGGCACACGGCTGGCCCCCGGCACACAGGTGGTTATCAGTT
This window of the Chitinophaga sp. Cy-1792 genome carries:
- a CDS encoding ABC transporter substrate-binding protein, which encodes MKTGILLPKSNYQPLLQYDFLAGCKASLAHVGTDVEYVTANIGFGTDKDAVYAAAEKMLMEDDVDVLVMYADQQSLLPVAEFARAANKLIILVHPGARYMHGWEPHPNVISHTLQHNLCCQQTAARAAGIATKAAFCTSFFEAGFPVSHALSHYYISNGGMLEYNFISRFKAAEFTVAPLVAFLQQRPDVTTLLTLFNGELGHLFLQQLAAAQLDNLQLFAGPMLFEDALVANYGPIQLSCSLEGYIPWHPAVDLPANKLFMEQMSQTLERAITSFTMHGWTTGQLLAAIASGKAAHGYKPKGVLQALEQVQIDSPRGPITFDPATQHTLAPLWYAHADANMHVTIGHEMTATLDQWTALQSEVKGAFISNWNNTYPCG
- a CDS encoding phage tail protein: MQPPYIGEIRLFAEAKVPIGWVPCNGQLMEINGNEALYTVIGTTYGGDGVQNFGIPNLQGRVPIHQGQLNGYNFTLGEAGGSERITLSVANIPPHTHKITGQVYMPAYGENPATQMYATGNHPAVNPGLVQYSYSPVVQSPPIKMADLSVVSSGLTKTTLDVNYTGGSQPFDIMQPYVTVNFMIAIAGVFPSQF